The Drosophila mauritiana strain mau12 chromosome 2R, ASM438214v1, whole genome shotgun sequence genome has a segment encoding these proteins:
- the LOC117137595 gene encoding uncharacterized protein LOC117137595, producing the protein MGSNTGAWILLGLLAGIASLSSAANIQRNEDQTILQNNGNTFLSNGAGQIIRGPDGKTVLIGSDGRRIITDAHSSEDDSSQDYDHHGGSYNNVIINGGSGSSVIQGDGHSFIVGDASHGSYMNSNGRSIRIINGAIELNDHGQVYTFQPKAKGVTEKETVTINGQPAQVEYSNGDIVIELADHTVIAKTGGRTFLGDRESFNNRDKLEAEAKNYADRIQHEVHANLQKTMADIQRDLQDSLGNIFY; encoded by the exons ATGGGCTCGAACACTGGAGCTTGGATTCTACTGGGCCTGCTGGCCGGCATCGCCTCTCTGTCTAGCG CTGCGAATATACAGCGAAATGAGGACCAGACGATTCTTCAGAACAACGGAAACACCTTCCTATCAAACGGAGCCGGGCAAATCATTCGCGGACCCGATGGCAAAACAGTTTTGATAGGATCCGATGGGCGCAGGATCATCACGGACGCCCACTCCAGCGAAGATGACAGCTCGCAGGATTATGACCACCACGGTGGGAGCTATAACAATGTTATCATCAACGGTGGCTCGGGATCCAGCGTAATTCAGGGCGATGGACATAGCTTCATTGTTGGAGATGCGAGTCATGGAAGTTACATGAACAGCAATGGACGCAGTATTCGGATCATAAATGGTGCCATCGAACTCAACGATCACGGCCAGGTTTATACATTCCAGCCAAAAGCAAAAGGGGTTACCGAAAAGGAAACTGTCACCATCAACGGACAACCGGCTCAGGTGGAGTACTCCAATGGAGATATTGTCATCGAACTGGCCGATCACACGGTGATTGCCAAGACAGGTGGACGCACCTTTCTGGGCGATCGCGAATCCTTCAACAATCGTGATAAATTAGAGGCGGAGGCAAAGAACTATGCCGATCGTATCCAGCATGAGGTGCACGCCAATCTCCAGAAAACGATGGCTGATATTCAAAGAGATCTTCAGGATTCCCTGGGCAATATTTTCTATTAG